The following proteins are encoded in a genomic region of Brachypodium distachyon strain Bd21 chromosome 1, Brachypodium_distachyon_v3.0, whole genome shotgun sequence:
- the LOC100832091 gene encoding cytochrome P450 71D7: MDLQKYYYSYAMDDPAVVYLALALASLLFISLLSRRRRRSPGAEGGEKLRLPPGPWTLPIIGSMHHIAGRQLPHQAMRNLARRHGWPVMLLRLGEVPTLVVSSRAGAREVMRGHDASFATRPLSATVSVLTNGGRDIIFAPYGEHWRQLRKIAVTELLTARRVRSFRSIREEEVNAMLRAVNAAAVDSVSIDMRAMLSVLVADSTVRAVMGDRCKDRDVFLRELDRSIGLAAGFNPADLWPSSRVAAWVSGSVSRAQECRDIVFGILDRIIAEHLKRMNDDTGKENAGAEEDLIDVLLRIQRDGELPLDMDSIKAVVFDIFGAGSETSATTLEWVIAELVKNPKVMKRATAEVRQAFEAGGKVVEEQLGEAVPYLHLVIRETFRLHTPLPLLLPRECREPCKVLGYDVQPGTQVLVNVWALGRDEKYWPDGPEEFRPERFEAATDAAKVDFRGSDFELLPFGAGRRMCPGMGFGLANVELALASLLLHFDWEAPGLADPAEFDMTEAFGITARRKAGLLLRPVLRVPVPGI; encoded by the exons ATGGATCTGCAGAAGTACTACTACTCCTATGCCATGGATGATCCGGCCGTCGTCTACCTCGCCTTAGCCCTGGCGTCGCTCCTGTTCATCTCGCTGCTCTccaggcggcgccgccgctcgccggggGCGGAAGGCGGCGAGAAGCTGCGGCTGCCGCCGGGGCCATGGACGCTGCCGATCATCGGCAGCATGCACCACATCGCGGGCCGGCAGCTGCCGCACCAGGCCATGCGCAACCTGGCGAGGCGGCACGGGTGGCCGGTGATGCTGCTCCGGCTCGGCGAGGTGCCCACGCTGGTCGTCTCCTCCCGCGCCGGCGCGCGGGAGGTGATGCGCGGCCACGACGCCTCCTTCGCCACCCGGCCCCTCAGCGCCACGGTGAGCGTGCTCACCAACGGTGGCCGGGACATCATCTTCGCACCTTACGGCGAGCACTGGCGGCAGCTCAGGAAGATCGCGGTCACCGAGCTCCTCACGGCCCGCCGGGTCCGGTCGTTCCGGTCCatccgggaggaggaggtcaaCGCCATGCTCCGGGCGGTCAACGCCGCCGCGGTTGACTCGGTCAGCATTGACATGAGGGCCATGCTGTCCGTGCTGGTCGCGGACAGCACGGTGCGGGCGGTGATGGGTGACCGGTGCAAGGACCGGGACGTGTTCCTGAGGGAGCTGGACCGGTCCATCGGGCTCGCGGCCGGGTTCAACCCGGCCGACCTATGGCCCTCGTCGCGGGTCGCCGCCTGGGTCAGTGGCTCCGTGAGTCGGGCCCAGGAGTGTCGTGATATCGTGTTTGGGATTCTCGACCGCATCATCGCCGAGCACCTCAAAAGAATGAATGATGACACTGGCAAAGAAAATGctggggcggaggaggacctCATCGACGTGCTGCTTCGGATCCAAAGGGACGGCGAGCTCCCCCTCGACATGGACTCCATCAAAGCCGTTGTTTTC GACATCTTTGGCGCGGGCAGCGAGACATCGGCGACAACACTGGAGTGGGTGATAGCGGAGCTGGTAAAGAACCCAAAGGTGATGAAGAGGGCGACGGCGGAGGTGCGGCAAGCCTTCGAGGCCGGCGGCAaggtggtggaggagcagcTCGGCGAGGCCGTCCCGTACCTCCACCTCGTGATCCGGGAGACGTTCCGGCTCCACACgccgctcccgctcctcctcccccgcgaGTGCCGGGAGCCATGCAAGGTGTTGGGCTACGACGTGCAACCCGGCACGCAGGTGCTGGTCAACGTGTGGGCCCTGGGCCGTGACGAGAAATACTGGCCTGACGGGCCGGAGGAGTTCCGGCCCGAGCGGTTCGAGGCCGCCACCGACGCGGCCAAGGTGGACTTCAGGGGCTCGGACTTCGAGCTGCTGCCGTTCGGGGCCGGGCGGAGGATGTGCCCTGGCATGGGGTTTGGGCTCGCCAATGTGGAGCTCGCGCTTGCTAGCTTGCTGCTGCACTTTGATTGGGAGGCGCCCGGCTTGGCCGACCCGGCGGAGTTCGACATGACCGAGGCTTTCGGTATCACGGCGAGGCGCAAGGCCGGGCTCCTGCTGCGCCCCGTCCTCCGTGTGCCCGTCCCCGGCATCTAG